The DNA sequence GAACTGTGTGACATCACGGAAGACATCAACAGTTTCATCAAGACGAAAAGCACTGGCACCACTCCAGCAGGTCAGTGCTTTTCTAGATTGTTTTCATAATACACTTTTAATTTGTCAAAAATCACTAATTGGCGTCATGAGGTGGTGTAGTTCAATAACCATATcatgtgatgatgatgaggatgtagTTCGAGAAACGTGCTGCTGTGTCTTAAACTTTCTGTCTGTGTCCGCAGCGCCCATTGTGTTTGAAAACTATTATGAAAGAGAGCCAACAACAGACAGCAATGGCATCGCACGCTTTGGAGGAGGTGTGATAAAGAGGTGTGTTTTCCACTGCTGGGTCTGTATGTTCATCTGTAAGACTGTTAAAAATTTGCCATGCTGACAATACAGTAAGCCATACTGCCATTTTTTAAACATGCTTTCTATCAGAGATACTGGTGCATTAGTCTTAAAGCTGCTAGCAGAGATGTATCACACAAACAGACGTGCAGGCTGAGCTGTGATACAGTAGTGAGAAAACCAGTTGTTTAATGGGCTAGTGGTTATCAGTGAATACATTATCTGAATCTCTCCTTTATCtagaaaacatttcttatcaagaTGACTTGTGACCTCACGTTAAATGTCTAAAATGTCTTTTAATGCAGTTTTTCCCCACATTTTTTATGCAgtaatttatttcctttttgaaAGGTTTTCAAATCTCTTGCAAGGCAATCATGCCGTTGGCTCCAGGACTAATAACAATGAATGTGTTCAGCCATCAGCACCTCAATCAGGTACCTATTACAATAATGAACAATTTTCACTCACACCTCTTATTTTCTTTCCCTCTGtcctctttttttcccccaaattgcACAATGAAATTTGTAATTCTAGCCATCTAACAGTTGGCACCATTGTTTTTGTTGTACAATGTATGTTATATGTGCCACCACCAGAGGGCACTTCAGCCACTCTTTAACTTCATTAAATGGTTTTGTGTAGGTTcaatatgtacatatatacatactaattcaatatgtatatacatattttctCTTGTGTAACcacttaaaaataacaaaaacatatttgaGTACTAGTGTTATTTGCAAatcatttatatactattaaagtatttacattttttgaattagttcttatttttatattttcagttttccgtcatttttgttttagtaatgtTATTAtctgcttttttttaaatgagtttttttttttggtaacattttacaataagctCCCTTTAAATGTGTTGAAATGAACGGAGCAATTAATTTCTTACAgtatcttaataaaaatacaactgtttattgttagttcatagttagttcacagttttgttttaaaatgatgaaatagtaaatgttaaaattaagataaaagataataataaatgaccaaatatttgtatttagtgctttttttttgcagttttagttttagtcattatcTTTTTTCCTTTATtgtatttcaaattttttaagtttaggtttagatgaatgaatatatatatatatatatatatatatatatatatatatatatatatatatattagtgctgtcaaatgattaattgtgatttaaGTGACATGACACAGCCAAGTATGTAGAgtagacccatactcagaattcatgctctgcatttaatccatccaaagtgcacacagagcggtgaacacacacacacacacactgtgaacacacacacacagagcagtgggcagccatttatgctgcaggaccctgggagcagttgggggttcggtgccttgctcaagagcacctcagtcgtggtattgtcgACCTGAGACTAGaaaccacaaccctagggttaggagtcatgctctctaaccactaggccacgacttccccacaaattGCATccaatcacatccaaaatatgtgttctgtgtatattattatctatatataaataaacacatacagtatatatttttttataagtatttataagtatttccatgtatatatttacattaatataattgatattatatataaatatttattatataaatattttgtgtataaaggtaacatatttaagaaaaatgttacatttatacacaaaatatttatataataaatatttatatatgtttatatgtgcatgtgtgtgtaaacaaaattatttttgcgatcaatcatttgacagcaataatctatattatacagtatatattatatcATTGGTCTATTTTCTTTTTCGCTTTTTTCAGCTGACACTGCAGATGGAGTGTATGCCTCCATTCCTGGATTTCCACAGGCGACTGCAGACAGTGCTGGCTCTCAAAGCGGCACATTCCAGGCTCAGTATGACTATGTGGCTCAGGTACAACAGTTTCATCAAATCAAaaaatccacacaaaaaaaagaactgaaaatgataaaaatgactTCACAGGAGAATGCTTAGAATATGCATTCACTATGGACTATAACTTTAAAGATGCACATACAGAATATTTTAAAGGCCAAATTTCTAACTGTATTTTTAAGAAAGTTTGCCACCAAAGTACAAGTCCGTTTTAACATTTCTATGTTTATTCAAAAATTGTTTCAaaaatgcatttggttttgactGTGGCTGTTAACGAAGcgcagaaaaatgtaaatgagtcTTTTTAGGATGTTGCGTCAATGTTTAATGCAGTCTGATGAGAGACTGTTGTGTGTGCAGGGCGCTGATGAGCTCTCCATCTCTGCGGGGGAAGTGCTGCTCGTGGTGGAACAGGGAGGAGACGGCTGGTGGACGGTGGACAGAGATGGCCAGACGGGGCTGGTGCCAGGCTCCTACTTGGCCAAGATATGAATCAAGAGTCTAGCACAAACTTCAAAGTCTCTCCATGTCCTTAAACGCGCTCTTTAATAACAGAGTTATTAAGGGCACTCCCTACAAAAGATTTGGTTGCTTAAATGCATTTAAGCAGTAGCACATCCATCCTGAAAATCTGTATGGAACGTAGTAAATGAATCAAAAACTGTTAATTATACGTGATTATCGTAATTGTTGAGATAgagatttatatttattaaaaacatttatttattgtgagtGAAAAACATATGAATTTATAACAGACGATGAGTAGCCACTACGGACTTGCCATGATTTAGTTTACTCGATGTCAATGCACAGCCTAAACAGATATGAGTGTACATAGATATTTAAACGGAGTACAAAATGTCATCTCTGTTTACTTTTTGGAATGTTAATCAGTGTAAATATTATATCATCTACAATAGAGCCGTAGGTTCAGCATTCTGCATTTATCACTtgtattgcataaaataaaagCTGTGTAATTATCATTGCATTATGTTGCCGTTGACTGAATGTAAGTTGGATAATGACTTGAACACTGTGGTTGTTTTTCAAGAGCACTGAAATGCGGTTGGTTAAGAGAAACTAACCTGGCACAACCATTTTTAAGTTTGATGACCACAATGACCTTCTTTGTCTTTGTCTTCGTGTTTCAAGTTTCCAAAAGGCCAAGGGACCAATCCATAAACTTCATGCATTTCTCAATCACAGTATTGGTCTTTTTCTATCATATTTGAATGGAATCCTAGGCTATTGCTCCACATAAATGTTTAGAAAACACTGTCAGTTAAATTTTGAAGCTTAAAATACACTTTTATGCGATAGCTTgaaacctgtatgattttgtaAAAGATGTTGAAAGTCTCAGCtgtatgtatttgatcaaaatttcAGTCTAATATTGTGCAttgttacaattaaaaatagaCCATTCTTATAGTCCTAAAAATATTAGAAtagttttaaattctaatatattttaaacagcattttagtcctgtgatggcaaagctgaatcctcagcagctgttactacagACTTCTATAGAGGCCCATTCCCGATCAtggaatttcttttttcttgcaatttctGATATTTTTCCTCAGAATATAAACTCAGCTTTTTTTCCCCTTGCGATTTAGAGTTAACCTTTCGTTATTCCTTTGATCCCTCATAATGGTTTTATTCATCtcgcattttagtttttttttacaattgcaaGTGCCAGTTCATAGCTCACAATTCTAAatcagttttaatttatataaacctagaactgcaagatataaactcagaatcggGATGTTATATTCAATCGCAGGTTGGTAGTATAGTAACTTTCTTTATAAGAATTTTCTTTCAGTTCACAAAACCATGCTAATTCTTTATCCGGTATCTGGTTAAAAGGTTTCACATTGCTCTTTTGCACAGATCTTATTTCAGCACTTTCAGCATCTGTTCAGTTCCAGTAAGTATGATAGAGGGGAAACCCACATGACAGCTGCATTTAATTGCATTTCAACTGTCTACTATTAATAACTTGTCATTAGATCTTGCAGGTGTTGTGCTGTTATTAAAAGGATCCAAGAACACAGTGATGTAACATCCCCCTCTAGATAATGTGTGATGGTATGCTGCTTAGCATGACCAACTCAGCAAGCAGATGGGACACATCCCCCTCCCTGGGAAAGGACTGAGCTTTGACCCTGTTCTATGCTATCAGGTGTTTAGGTCGCCTGACAGAAGAAAGACCCCAGACAAGGCAGCTTTCAACATCTGTGATGTGTTTTGTGTGCCTTGTGCACTATGGAATAGCTCAAGAGTGGGAAAACGGTCATGAATGATATAAGTTACATTACATAGCttcagagaggaaaaaaaaaatgaaaaaagaggaCTTTTGTAGTTGACAAAGAATCAGAAGGTAATGTTGTTCGTAAGCCTGTCAACAACAATGGGGTGTGATGTAATGAATGAGCATTTTACTATATAGTCTTCCAAGATTAAAGTTATGTAAACTGAGgtgatttttaatattatatattacatacactactgttccaaggttttttttttttttttcaaggatgcattatattgatcaaaagtgatggtaaagaaATTTATGAtgtcacaaaaaaaacttttttaataaaaaaagcttcttggtttccacaaaaatatagcaCAACTGCTTTCTGAAGTGTCTTAAGCATCGTCAGATCAGcacattagattgatttctgaaggatcattgagtaatggctgctaaaattgtatttttatcatcacagtaataaatgacatgaaaatatacTGAAAATGACAGTTATTCCAAActgtaatatttcaatattacggTGTTCAAAAAGatgcagccttggcgagcatATTAGGCTAAATTATTCACACCAATTAAATGAAACAACAACAGGTGTCAActtatgaaacatttattttacgatCGATATTACAATCTTATTTCACCATGTTTCCTCCCTatgtacattcatttaaaataatacactGTTGACCCTGTTCAACATACCTACATTATCCAAACTAACTTAAACTTGTATCTATTATTAGACTAGTAATATTCACGCTgtaagcaatgaaaaaaaaaaaaaaacaagttcagtAAATGATAGGTAGCGCATCTAGAGCATCCCCCAAACTTTTTCACATTGCATGCAAACCGATGTAAATCCACTGAGTGTGTGAATCCCATTTTGAACATTTGGCTGTACGATTAGACCCACAATGCCAAGCAATCTTGTGTGGTCAATCCAGACCTGTCTCTCACACTGCCACTGTCGCTGAGCGGTGGACTGGTGATGGGTGACATCTGAGACAGCCGTACCACGAGTCGATTCTCTCGTATCAAAGCACTTCCCCATCCCAACCATTTACTATCAtggtatttgtaatatatataactaAACCATACACATAGTGCAAACTAACAAATGAGGAAAGCATACATTCCACATATTATTCCATACAATAACTGCATCTTCCTCTCCATATAACAGCGACAAGGAAGAGAAAATGTTAACTTTTCTTGAGCATTTTAAAGTCCTCTCAGCGGGATTAAAATCTGGCTCTTTGCCATTTTGCAGTCTGGCAGGACGCCTTTGAGATAaacaaaagtttaaattaaaatgcagtCGTTTTCAgtgacatatactgtataaataaatagtatGCACTTTGTTTTACCCACCACCAGTGCAACGTGTGAGCAAACCCTGTGTAAGGTGTGTAGAAAGAGATAAATTAGGGCATATCCAGCATTCCACCTgagcccagtgtgtgtgtgtgtttgtgaatgaaaAGAGAAAGTCTGTCTGCTAGGTTCTTTCATGCATATGTCCCTCCGGTGATGAGGAGCTCGTAGGCCGGGTCTCGGCAACCGCGACACAGCACCACACAAGCACACAGCATTCCCAGCATCTGGAGGAAAAAACGAAGTGTGATTAAAACTCGAAATTATAAAATTCTACCTTATTTTTTATGTCTAAAATTCTTCACCTTTAAACATTCAAACTCTCAAGCATTTATATTGGTGCAATATAAAATTCTGTAACCTTCTGATCactaaaatatagtaaatatttatgcaaatgtcaaataaattaaatctagCACACATTGCATTcccaaatgcatgttaaatagcaCATGCTGAGATGAAGTCGGCTGAATTTACTGTAAACCGAGAAGCACTGAGACACAGTGCATCAGACTATACTGTGTTTCACTAAATCACAGCCTTTAAAAGCTATATCGCGTTTATCACACAGCaccatttattgattttaatttcacATACAGTATACTTATTTTCTCCTCAACTCAAGAACCCCCGTTTGAGAAATCTTGATTTTTGCATTTTCAAGACTAAAAgatgtaaaaagaaaagaaaaaaaattgggaGAAAATTAATCCGTCAGATGAAAAAAATCTGCATCGCATACCTGAATTGCAGCAAACGTCAGAGCGGCCCAGATGACGTACATCATAATCTCTTTCAGTTTCTTCACCACCAGGGCTTCACATCCCTAAGatgatttaataaatgcattaacatCACACGCAGActtcctcgtcttcatcatcTACACTCACAGACACAAGCACATCTCTCACCTCAGGATAGAGGTCTCTGGGGCGGGAGAGGGAGCCGGTGCAGTTGTTCACGTTGGGTTTGCAGCAGCTCAGTGGCACACTGTTGTTTCTAGACTCCTTAAACCAACGCGTGTTCTTCCAGTCTGAGTAGTTAGTGATGCCGCAGCAATGGAGCTTCAAGTTGTGACATAGACATTATAGTGATTTCATTAGGGTTGGAATCAATTtattaacaatacaataacaGAACGTTCTGTACGTCTCATTAAGCAGGCTCACCTGTCTCTGAACATAGTCAATAGCACGGCTGGGAGCATCCGTGTTGGTGCCGTTGTATTCATCATACACTTTCTGGATGGAATGATTGACCTCGTCTTCCACCTACAAACACATCCACCAGAGACACAAATTACCCTTCCATTAGAAGTCAGTACCTACCCCCTTTAATTGATatcaagaagatttttttttctttataagggCAATTTTTTTCAAaccttataaaataatataaaatcaaatatataaaaatgaaactaaaaatcACAGTGGAAAGTCACTGTCATAATATGcgagtcattcattcaaacagctcaTCCAGGCAGGAAGAGAGGAAGGCAGGAAGGCAGGAAggcaggaaggaaggaaggaaggaaggaaggaaggaaggaaggaaggaaggatttAGCACTTTATGACCAGGTCACTGAATTGTTCCCTGAACTGATTTCTGAATTTATTAAGGAACCAAACACCAAGCAACGGTTCTGCTGTAGCTTACTTTTTATTCATGAAATATAGCAAAAACAGACAATGCTGTGTCTAATAAAATTTTattcacttaatattaactttgaataataaaatcaatGTCACATTTGCAATTgtaccgatatatatatatatatatatatatgaaagcaaAGTGCCCCCGCTTGTGTAATACTGTttaactatataataatataactcaTAAAGGAACACTTTTGGTCAAGATTGTGAATTTTAAGTggaaattttatacattttgccCCCCATTAATTCCTGTCCCTGAAGTCCACCTTTCACAAAATCCATTCTTCATATAGGAGGAGACAGCATTGCTATACAGCAGCACAGTACAATACGAAGCTGGTATTACGTTTCCTCGTTCACCTCTGCACACAACTGAAAGGGCTCACAAAGTGTGTTGATTACTACcaaagcttcgaagctcaaaaaatgacATTCAGACCAGCCCTACTACAAAAATTGACTTCATTTTAATGCTGGACTCACCTTTGCTCTGTAAATATAGCCGAGAACCACCACAACCACCTCAGTCACAAATACCAGCATAAGAATGATGACAAACTGTAAAAGAGAGATGCAAGAAAATTTGGTTACAGCAGAGCAAGATATATATACAATCATAAACTAtctatttccatttatttatcgCCTCAACTTGTTTATTTTCAATGctaaaaatagttgtgctgcttaatattcttgagcaaaccatgatacttttttccatttaaattgtaacattattaatgtctctactgtcacttttgattcatttcaatgcatccttgctgaataaaagcattcatttatgGGAAACACTATAAGGCAGTGCTATAAACTTAACAGTTCACTAACCGTGGCAAGACCGCAGCGGCTCTCTCGAATAGTGGCGCAGCATCCAATGAGTCCAATAATGAACAACAGCGCTCCGACTGCGATAATAACAACGGCTGGGATCAGGGTGTACACATCCTCAAAGAAATGGTCATAGTCATCATACGTGATGAACACGTAGGCTCCAACATAGCACAGAATGCCAGCAGCAGCCTAAAAGGAGATAAGAAAGAAGGGTTAGTTAGATGAAAGCGGATAAGATGTGAATTCATGCCAAAAGTCAGTCTCATCATGAGTTAAATGCGACCGTAAAATCAGTTATTGGATTGATTTAATGCCATCATCTTCAAATAAAGACAATCAAATGAATAATTTACGATAAAGGCAACTAAGGATAAGAATCTGGAATCAAACACAACTTGAGGTCACTTTGACTTTAAAAAGGTAAGGATGATAGGGAACGCTGACCAACAAGAAAACCATTAGCCAAAATTAAAGCTCAACACACAGAAATGTGCATAATTATCATGCTATAAGGGAACAAGgcaggataaataaataaatagacaaatgGAACTCCAGGCATTTTGGAAAAATCTTGTTTGATAGGGTTTTAGTCGTCCCCATTTACAATTGCACCATAAAGCCCCCTACAAATCAGTAAAGCACAGCTCTCAGGCTCTCGTGATATGAACAGATTTAATAAAGCAGCCGGATTCCTAAAAAAAGAACAGGATAGTGTCATACTACTACCTCTATCTGTCAGGTGGAGACTTTAAACTTCATTCAGCCACAGATTAAAGAGATTGATCAAACAAACAAAGACAAGGAAATCCAGTTGATAGATGGAGTAGTGTTTCTACAGATACGACGGCTCAGTTTAGGTCTTGAAACTTTGCCTTCATTGCCCCAGTTCAGCCAAACCCAATGAGCACAATATCACAATCTacgggttatatatatatataaaactctgAAATCCCTAAAACGTCCTCTTGACAAAGGATGCATACAATGAGAGAAGACAAATTTCtcgtattatacacacacacacagtttattggccaatattattgatttttatttcatttaaatctaaaacagcgatttttttattttgttgaaatccTAAAAGTGAATTATGTATtgaatatttagttttatattgtacattataaCGTTGTGATGtctaaattaacattaatatctCAACTATGATTTGACATTGACCAAAACTATATTTACTTTTAAAGCTATGGATTCTTAATATTAAAGTTTATAACACCTATAACATCAAAATAATTATGTTTAGTTTAAGTTAGCAAGGATTTTATTATTAACACATCCATAAatctttttttgtaattcttaTTTTGACTGGATATTGGGCAGTGTATAACAAacctttattgttattgttacaaCTACTATTATAAACTCGAAATGTACTgtatcaaaacattaaaagaaagttaaagaaaatcAAAGTCGATTTTTCATTTATCGAAATGAAATTTGTATTTGATCTTAAAGCAAAATCATTGTGaaccgtttctctctctctcagtgcttTTTTGTCGTGTGATGAGTGAAATCGTTTGAGGAAAGTGCTATTAGCCTTTAATGGCCACATCCTTCAGGACTGCATCCAAAAGATGACAGAGTTTCCGAAAGCTGCCAGACAACTAAACCTGCTCTGGGGCTGAAGGAAACAATGAAGCCGACTTGCCAAGTCACGCACATTAAAGTATCCAAGACATATAAATAACACTGATCTTATACTGTCACTGTTTTTAGGCATTAAAGTGATCAGTGTAGTAGTTTTGAGACCGTGAGGAATATGTAAACAAACAATGCAATACATAGCAacgaacattttttaaataatgcaacataAACACAAACGGCATATCAAATATAGCAAAACATGCACGTATTTAACAGGTTTTGAAAACGTATTAGTGATGTAAAGGAGTGTGTGTATTAATGCAGCTGCTCGACACCTGACTGTGTCCATCTGACAACACTGACGCACTCCCAAATTCAGCCCCAAACCTCTCCAACTTACCCAAAATATCAGGTTCAGGAACACCAAAACGGTCTTAGACGACGTAATCCCACACTGACCCATTATTAAAAGATGGAACAAATCCGTTTAGACTGCAAATTTAACAGACAGGCTGCGGATTATAAAATGGCTGTGTGTTTCCCGGCTGCCATATCACCGATGTGTTTGAGTATGATCCGGGAACAGCGCCACACAGCGGCCAGCTGACGCACTGTCACCAAACGTCCAGAAAAAGTCCAGAATAGATTATGACAGAGAAATTATGCTTATGTAGGAAATAACtgaaacacatacattttatgaCGTTATATTATTAATAGACTTTTGTTAGTAACGCTGGCTTTAGTAAAGCATTAAGCATGACAAGTTGTGCACCGGCACGCACCACTTacattttcttcataaaataCTAGTTATTCTTTATTTTCCACCTTTTTTAACTACAAAGAACGAcatattttcttaatattaaaaacatcaaCTTATTAAATATAGAAATACACGTTCACATGTAAAATAGTTACACAAAGCGatttaatgtctttactgacacctGCTGTTAcataagtgaaaaaagtgaaagtgaaaagtgaagtgactttcagccaagtatggtgacccatactcagaatttgtgctctgcatttaacccatccgaaatgcacacacacagagcagtgaacacacacacacacactgtgagcacacacccggagcagtgggcagccatttatgctgcggcgcccagggagcagttgggggttcagtgccttgctcaagggcacctaagtcgtggtattgaaggtggaaagagaactgtacatgcactccccccacccacaattcctgccagcccgggactcgaactcacaacctttcgattgggagtccgactctctaaccattaggccacgacttccataaCTGAACTGTATAATCATAATCAATCAGATCGATAGTAAGCCTACATGCATGCATTGCATTCACCAAAAACATGGCTGCAGCTTATTAAAGAATGCAGACATGTTTTCAAAAGTCAACTATTCCATGAAATAAACAGCAaatgtttaaatacaaaaatatagtcCTGAAAAATAACACAAGAGTCCTGACAgcgcatgtacagtcgtggccaaaagttttaagaattacataaatattggaaattggaaaagttgctgcttaagttttttttataatagcaatttgcatatactccagaatgttatgaagagtgatcagatgaattgcatagtccttctttgccatgaaaattaacttaatcccaaaaaaacctttccactgcatttcattgctgtcattaaaggacctgctgagatcatttcagtaatcgtcttgttaactcaggtgagaatgttgacgagcacaaggctggagatcattatgtcaggatgattgggttagaatggcagacttgacatgttaaaaggagggtgatgctttaaatcattgttcttccattgttaaccatggtgacctgcaaagaaacgcgtgcagccatcattgcattgcataaaaatggcttcacagccaaggatattgtggctactaagattgcacctaaatcaacaatgtataggatcatcaagaacttcaaaggaaagaggttcaattcttgtaaagaaggcttcagggcgtccaagaaagtccagcaagcgccaggatcgtctcctaaagaggattcagctgcgggatcggagtgccaccagtgcagagcttgctcaggaatggcagcaggcaggtgtgagcgcatctgcacgcacagtgagg is a window from the Carassius carassius chromosome 13, fCarCar2.1, whole genome shotgun sequence genome containing:
- the LOC132156067 gene encoding tetraspanin-3-like, producing the protein MGQCGITSSKTVLVFLNLIFWAAAGILCYVGAYVFITYDDYDHFFEDVYTLIPAVVIIAVGALLFIIGLIGCCATIRESRCGLATFVIILMLVFVTEVVVVVLGYIYRAKVEDEVNHSIQKVYDEYNGTNTDAPSRAIDYVQRQLHCCGITNYSDWKNTRWFKESRNNSVPLSCCKPNVNNCTGSLSRPRDLYPEGCEALVVKKLKEIMMYVIWAALTFAAIQMLGMLCACVVLCRGCRDPAYELLITGGTYA